GCGCCGGCCACGCTGTCCTCAATGATGTAGCTTGCCAGACTGTTTTCCGCCCCGACTACCCATTCGAGGCGGGCCGTTTCGTTTTGTTTGCTTCCGGAAAACGAGTAAAGCACAAAGAAAACAGGAGGAAACCCGCAGCCGTCGAAGTTGGGAAGTCGAGGTTCCTCGATGCCGCCTCCGTACGTCTCTTCCCATTCCCGGTACAGGTTGGGGGCGCCCAAAATGACGTCCAGGTCCTGAAGAAGCCCGATCCTATCCAGTTCGTTCGTCCCCTTCATAATTTGATCGACCCAGACCGGTTGGCCGGCACGAAGGGTCTTGAGAGCAATAGCGTCCTTGTAGTCGGTCAGGTTACGCACGGCGATTACCTGTTGAGATAAAATCATCGAGGCCATTGCTACTACCGCCACCACGGCCACGGCGCTACTAACACTGCTTATTGCGCTGGCCACTGCAGAAGCATTGCTTTGTGCCGTAGTCGCCAGGCTTAACTGGGTTGCGGCGGATGCAATCTGTTGAGGCGTAGAGAAAAACTCAAGATTTGAGGTCACCAGCGTAAAGTTGGATAGAGCCGACGCATACGCCGCACTTGTGAATGCCGTAGCATTCATCAGCGTAGTAAGAACCAATGCCGTGGCCCCTGCTGCCGCTACGCTGCCCCCCAAGGAAACCAGCCCTTGGTTCGTGTAGCCGAAGGTACGGGTAGCGCGTGCGTACTGTTCCATCAAGGTGATTTGTGCACCGGCGGCATGATACGGGGCGGGCGGGGTGAAGTCGGTGGGATTGGGAATTTCCAGAAGATCGCTCATCGTACCGCCCACGTGTCCCTGGATGAAGGCTGTCCAGGCATCGTTCAACGCTTTTGCGTACTCAAGGCGAAGGCGACCCGCCTCTTGCTCCAAGTAAACGACCAGCGTTCTTTCCGCCTCGGTCCAGCTAGCGCGTGGCTTGTTTACCAGGTACCGTAGCACGTACTGGCGTACAGCGTAGGCGACTTCCACCCGATGGCCGGGATTAGTAGGTTTGAAATTCGCAAGAGCGTAATCTACATTACTTGTTCCCGGACCATAATCGTAACGATCGAGTTGTGCCAGGGCCTGTCGCACAAGCGGGTACAACAGAACGTTACGGGGTAAACCGATGTAGTACAGCAGCTCTTCCTGTTTTAACGAACAGTTGCTGGGATTGTAGAGGTGGGGTGCGTAGGTATCGGCTTGGTTCAGGTGAGCAAAGTCACCTTCTTTGGGGACCATATCGGCTACGTCGTTGCGCACCAGATGCCAGCGCACGCCCGCGGTGGTTACTACCGTCTGGTAGATCGGATGACCACTGGCGGCTTCGCCCCGCGAGCTCATGTAATAGCCGGTAGCCTCATTTTTTAGTTTGATGGTAAATTCGTCCGGCTCCAGTTTCCAGACACTTCGGGCATTCAGATGCGTACTGTCTACCGTCATTAACGCCGCCCCGGCTGCATCGGAAGGAGCACTCAGGTACTGACCGGTCAGGTAGTTCCGTATGTGGTAGTAGTTGTTATAGCCGTCGTTCCGCACGTAGATAAACAGCCACATGCACGACAAATCTGACTCCAAAATGTGTTTGACCGGCGCTCCGTTGACTTTCTCGCCCAGGTCGCTGATGTAATCGCCATTGTTGATGCCCATCAGTACATAGCGCGTCACCGCAGAGGTAGGGATCGCCTGCGTGAACGTAAACTGCTGCTCATCGTTGGCATAGATGCCACCAGGCCCCGGCGTAAATGTTCGTGCAAAGACGATCCCGGTGGTGGTATTGACCGTGACCCGCAGGTTAGTACCAATGCGCGGCTTGATGGACGGCCAGCCGGTGGTGACGTCGAAGGGCAGAAGCCGGAAATGCTGGTAGTGGCTCTCCTGCTTATCGCGCAGCACAATCGGGTGTCCACTCTGGTCGGAAACGAGCGTCAGGTATTTCCCGCTCTTGGCATGCCGGATGTAAAACCATTGTTTGTCAGATTCGCCTTCCTCGTCCAGCGCAGCTTCGATGACAAACTGGCTTGAGTGCTCATAATCTAAAGCCGATTGCACCACGACCTTGTCGCCATTCGTGGAAATCATGGCGCCGGTAGCCTGATTGGTAATCCACCAGGCTTTGTTGACGAGTTTGGCTTTGGTAGGCTGTTTGAAGTCGTTGGAAAAGCCAGAGTCGACCCATTGGGCCTGTACTCCAGGGATACCAGACCCGAAAACCAGCACTGCGGTCAGGGCACAGAAGGAGAAAAAATGTCGCATACGTAGTTGAGTTTGGGAGTAGAAGCAGGGTGCGTGGCCTTGCGAAGACGGGCGGTAACACGGCGTTTTCCGGCGTGATACGAGTCTGTCTTGAAACCTCGTGCAACGAAGATAGAAGGGAGCGGGGGAGAGGTCGTGCACTATTGTTCCAAACTTGTATACTGGTGTAACACGCATGTAACGTGCTGACATACAGTGTGTTAATTGTGGGGGTGTTGCAATATGACTGCTGGCGGGAAGTACTGCGCCTGCAAAAGGAAAGTGAGGTTGGAGCAGTTCAGGCGTGTTTCCGTTGCTCGCGCCATTCGGTAGGGCTTTGGCCCACCGTCTCGCTAAAGGTCCGGCTGAAGTACTGAGGACTGCTGAAGCCCACCGCATAGGCGACCTCGGTAATGGTCAGGGAAGGGTTGCATAACATTTGCTGGGCGACCTGAAGTCGGACCGACCGGATGTAATGATTCACGGAAGTGTCGAGCACCGCACGCAGTTTGCGGTACAACTGCGTGCGACTCATGGAAAGGGCGGTAGCCAGTTCGTCGGCGCCGAACCCGGGCTGGTCCAGGTGGGCTTCTACCAACGCTTGCAGGCGCGTCAGGAATTCGTTTTCGGTGGTCTCGGTAAGCGTGGGGGAGGGTGGTCCGGTTGGCGCAACGTGCTGACTGTAGTGCTGCTGTAACCGCCTGCGTAACCGGAGCAACTGTTCCAGGCGTACCAACAACTCCTCCGGATCGAAAGGCTTGATCAGGTAGGCATCCGCGCCCGTTTTCAGTCCGGCTACCTTGTCGGATTGGGTGGCTTTGGCCGTCAGCATCAGAATCGGAATGTGGCTGGTACGCACGTCCTGCTTGAGGGTCCGCACCAGCGTGTAGCCATCCGTGCGAGGCATCATGATGTCGCTGATAATCACGTCGGGCACCCGGGCCAGGGCTTGTTTTATTCCGTCTGAGCCGTCGCCCGCCGTGATGAGCTGGTAGCGACTTTCCAGGCAACTGACGAGGTATCGGGTGACTTCCGGCGTATCTTCCACCACCAACACCAGGGGGCGCCCGTCGTCGTAGGGTTCTTCGTCCGGGTGCGCCGGTACTGGCGGGGACTGGTGTTCCGTTGAGGGCAACGTGCCTTCGACGTTCTCCTGCAGAAAAGAAATGGCGTGCGGCAGGGATGTTTCCGGGGGCAACCCTTGTACGGGAAGGTCTACGGTAAACGTAGTACCACTGCCTTCCGCACTGTGAACCGAGATGGTACCGCCCAACTGTTCTACAAACTGGCGGGTTAGCGACAGGCCAATTCCCGTCCCCTTACCGACCCGGCGGGCGGGTGTATCGGCCTGATAAAAGCGGTCGAAGATCCGGCCCTGTTCGGCCAGGGGAATGGCCACCCCCGTATCGCGGACCGATAAGGATAGCCAGTCTTCCTGTGTGTTTGCGTCCCTTTTCTGATGCTGATGGTATAGGGTGACCTGCACCTGGACCGCTCCTTCTGCGGGGGTGAATTTGAGGGCATTCGACACCAGATTGCTGACAATGCTCTGCCATTTGTCCGGATCGAATCGCGCGGGGAAGGCGGCCTGATTCGTCTTGAATTGCAGGTGAATGCCCCGATCCTGAGCCAGCGACCGGAAGCTTTCCGTCAGGTAACGCAAAAAAAGGATCAGGTCGGCAGATTCCAGCTGGATGGGAAGGGCCTCGGCGTCGAGTTTATTGAGATCCAGAATCTGGTTGATCAGCGTGAGGAGCTGTTGACTTTGCTGGTAAATGCGTTGCATGTTTTGCCGCAGGCGCTGCCGGGACAGGTAACCGGCCCCGTCTTCCGTTTGGCGGGCGTACCCCTGAATCACGGTGAGGGGCGTGCGGAACTCGTGGGTAATGTTGGTGAAAAATCTGCTTTTGACTTCGTCAAGCTGCCGCAGGCGCTCCGCCTCGTTGCGGGCCATGCGCTGACGCAGCAGAAACCAGAGGACGGCATATCCCATGCCCAGAAGCAGGACCAGATAGCCCGCGTAAGCCCCGCCTGTTTTCCACCAGGGGGGCGCGATAAGGAGCGAAAGCTGCAATCCTTCTTCGTTCCACACGCCGTCGTTGTTCGCCGCCCGCACCTGTAGCGTATAGCGCCCCGGCGCCAGGTTGCTCAGCCGTAATTCGTTGCTGTATCCCAGGTGTACCCACGTCGTATCGACCTCTCGCAACCGGTACGCGTACTGGTTTTGCGCCGGCACGGTGAAGTTCAGCGCGGCCAGCCGAAGGTACAGGTTGTTCTGATCGTAAGGCAGCTGGACGTTACGCAGCACGGTCAGGCTTGAGTCGAAGGAGAGGGACTGGTTGTTGGCGCGCAACTCTGTGATGTAGACCGGAGGCACAAACGTATTGGTCACCAGCGCTTCGGGGTGGATGACGGTCACCCCTTTGTTCCCTGCCAGGTAGAGCGTGCCGTCGGTGGCCTGCACAAAGTGGCGGGTCCCCTCCTCGCTGTCGACGTTTCCGTTCAGGTAGACGGCCGCATCGAAGAACGTAGCTTGGTGTGTGGCGGGTCGGAAATGCCCGACTCCCTGCAGGGTCGACAGCCAGAGATCGCCCGAACGGTCCGGAAAGAGGCTCACCAGCGTTTG
The Catalinimonas alkaloidigena genome window above contains:
- a CDS encoding hybrid sensor histidine kinase/response regulator transcription factor translates to MPRTADRERSADVATWGQIQFKQFSTADGLQSNSMYSVTQDAYGFIWIATAGGVARYDGTRFVPLESLIPDQGVLTEGAVCVYADQQHGLWIASANPTELIRVDLQTNVVTRIAAAPNNNAGNPRIWESPTGEIWFSLQDGLGRYSYQDRRYQHFPLFLNGTPAQVFQFCPGPDEALWVVTGNHLLKFDPLTGQYQRDRTGHPGQPLFHTEEGLLTAIRETADGRFWISNWYEPGQGLMLYDPRQERVLKRYVTAGQAQAGEIPGGEIRQIRVNRTGLWLAGNTGGLSYLDLAHDTLLHWTYTPEQIHGLSDAQIMDFFQDQAGNWWIPTANQLNYADLHETHFDLLTHVPGQPNSLIDNLVYSLALLPDDRLLIGTKRGVSLYTPQTETFFNFQLPGYNHNEYNNQILTMLARADGTAWLGTWSGLSQVRLSDGKLVRQLLGDINVGLPPGDPRYYPSLGAIMELFGTLRGPFLLQNNFGLLRLFPGVSSPDRLPFTPLEQSMPQDASPLIPYAALDSGAYLISHRHQFARFSAHDLRILPLSFPTADSLLTQHALTDFILADDRTGWFLADNQVYRIALPSGRITRQPLPPSLATQTLVSLFPDRSGDLWLSTLQGVGHFRPATHQATFFDAAVYLNGNVDSEEGTRHFVQATDGTLYLAGNKGVTVIHPEALVTNTFVPPVYITELRANNQSLSFDSSLTVLRNVQLPYDQNNLYLRLAALNFTVPAQNQYAYRLREVDTTWVHLGYSNELRLSNLAPGRYTLQVRAANNDGVWNEEGLQLSLLIAPPWWKTGGAYAGYLVLLLGMGYAVLWFLLRQRMARNEAERLRQLDEVKSRFFTNITHEFRTPLTVIQGYARQTEDGAGYLSRQRLRQNMQRIYQQSQQLLTLINQILDLNKLDAEALPIQLESADLILFLRYLTESFRSLAQDRGIHLQFKTNQAAFPARFDPDKWQSIVSNLVSNALKFTPAEGAVQVQVTLYHQHQKRDANTQEDWLSLSVRDTGVAIPLAEQGRIFDRFYQADTPARRVGKGTGIGLSLTRQFVEQLGGTISVHSAEGSGTTFTVDLPVQGLPPETSLPHAISFLQENVEGTLPSTEHQSPPVPAHPDEEPYDDGRPLVLVVEDTPEVTRYLVSCLESRYQLITAGDGSDGIKQALARVPDVIISDIMMPRTDGYTLVRTLKQDVRTSHIPILMLTAKATQSDKVAGLKTGADAYLIKPFDPEELLVRLEQLLRLRRRLQQHYSQHVAPTGPPSPTLTETTENEFLTRLQALVEAHLDQPGFGADELATALSMSRTQLYRKLRAVLDTSVNHYIRSVRLQVAQQMLCNPSLTITEVAYAVGFSSPQYFSRTFSETVGQSPTEWREQRKHA